CCTGGCCGGGGTCGACGTAGGAGTAGGTCCGGCGGGCGAACGTGCCGGCGATCTGTTCGAGGGTGTAGTCCTCGAACTCGAAGCGCAATCGCTCGTTCTCCTCGGCGTCTTTCGTGAACGCGAGCTTGTTCGCGCCCGGGATGTGTTCGACGTTCTCGACGGTTCCGTCCATCGCCGCGCGGTTGATATGCACGTCCCAGCCGCTCATGTAGATCCCCAGCCGGAGCCCGTCTTCCTCCTCCCGGACGACGGTGACCTTGCCGTCCGCGGGAGCGACGACGCCTTTCGGCGGGACGACTCGCGCGGGATCGCGGTGGAAGTAGACGACGCCCACGGCGGCGACGACGCACGCACCGCTGGCGAGCCGGGAGAAGGGGAACAGGACCGCCCCGGCGACCACCGCGAGCAGCGCGTATCTGAGACTACCGTTCGCGACGCTCATTGGCGATACTCCGGCCGCTTCCGATGATAAACCTTCTGAACGGACCGGTCGATCGGCCGACGATCCGACCCCGGTCGGTCGACGGCTCGGGTCCGGTCAGTCGTCGAGCGAGACGACGCCCGTCTCGACCAGGTCGGCGAGCACGTTCCGGGCGTGACCGTCGGCGTCGACGCCGGTGTAGGTCGCCTGGACGGACCCGTCGACGACGACGAACGTCGTTCGACTCGCGACGCCCCGGGTTCGCTCCACGTCGAAGGCGTCGACGACCTCGCCGTCGGGGTCGGCCAGCAGGTCGAACTCGATCCCGTACTCCTCGGCGAACTCGGCGTGGGAGGCGACGCCGTCGACGGAGACGCCGTAGACGGTCACGCCCGCGTCGCGATACGTCTCCAGTTCCGTCTGGAACTGCTCGGCCTCGGTCGTACAGCCGGGCGTGTCGTCTTTCGGGTAGAAGTAGACGACCGAGACGCCCGCCCAGTCGGGCTCGACCGTCTCGCCGTCCTGGTTCGGGGCCGCCACCTCGGGCGCCGGGTCGCCGGGTTCGAGTGCCATACCGACGGCTCGGACCGACGGCGAAAGCCGGTTTCGGTTCCGGCGACCGAGCGGTCGGGACCGCCGTCACCACGGGCGCGCTCCGTCGATCCCGGGCAGTCGGCGAGCGGCGTCAGTTGACCGGAATGTCGGTCCCGCCGTCGTCGCCCGTCGTCTGCTTCGGCAACGCGACGGTCAACACCCCCTGCTCGTAGGACGCACTCGCTTCGGACTCGACGACGGGTTCGGGGAGTCCGACCCGACGAGTGGTCGACTGACCGTGCCGTTCGCGCGTGACGTAGCGGTCGGCCTCCGCGACGGCCTCGGTCTCGCGGCTGGCCGACAGGGCGAGCGTCGTCGAGTCGGTCAGTTGCACGTCGATGTCCTCGCGTTCGTAGCCGGGGAGGTCGGCGACGACGACGAACGCCTCGCCGGTGTCGGCCACGTCGACCGCCAGATCGCCCGATTGCTCCATCCCGCCGGTCATCACGTCGATCAGCTCCTCGATGTCGCCGAACGGATCGGTAGATCCTGTCATTACCCGAGGATACAGGCCCGACGCCCTTAAGCCGCGCGCCGAGTGGGGCCGGGCCGAACGGCTTCGACGCAGCGCGAACGGTCGCCGTGCCGTGAGGTCCCGGTCGGAGACCCGACGTGCGGGCACCGAATACCATTTCCGTCTCAACGGCCGAGGACAGAGCGATGACCTCTCGCGAGCGGCGTGAGAACGAGCGGGACGACGACCCGCCGGCAGCCTCCGCCGACGCTCCCGCCGAATCACCGCCCGGCCACTCCGACGAGTACGAGACCATCTTCCGGACCGTCGACGACGCGGTCTTCCTCGTCGAGCTCGACGGCGCGGACTCGAGCGACACGTTCCGATATCGCCGCGTCAACCCTGCCTACGAGTCGCTCACCGAACTGGAGCCCTCGGAGATACTGCACATGACGCCCCGGGAGGTGTTCGGCGACTCCCTCGGGGACGCTATCGCCGCGGAGTACCGTCGCTGCGTCGAGGCGGACGAAACCGTCGAGTACGAGGAGACGCTCTCGCTGCCCGCCGGGCGCCGGAGGCTCGAGACGAAGCTGACGCCGGTCCACACCGACGGCGAGGTGACGCGGATCGTCGGAATCTCCCGGGACATCACCGAGCGGCGCGAGCGGGCGCGCGAGTTCGAGCGGAACCGCGACCTCCTCTCGAAGACCGAGCGGCTGGCGCACGTCGGCGGCTGGGAGCTCGACTGCCGCACCGACGACCTCCGCTGGACGGACGGGACGCGGTCGATCTTCGACACCGAAGACGGGTACGAACCGACGCTCGACGACGCGGTCGAGTTCTATCACCCCGAGGACCGCCCACGGATCCGACGGCTCGTCCGCCGGTGTCGGGAGGCCGGGACGCCGTACGACGTGGTGCTCCGGGCGCGCACCGACGCGGGCGACGAGCGATGGGTTCGCTCGTTCGGCGAGGCGGTTCCCGCGGACGGCGAAGCCGACGCCGGCGACGCGGCCGAGGCCCCGGGAAGCAGCGACGTGGTCGCAGTGCGCGGCGCCGTAATGGACGTGACCGAGCAGCGGTCGCGCGAGCGCGACCGTCGGGTGTTCGAGAAAGCCGTCGAACAGGCCGGTCACGGCATCGTGATCACCGATCCAGAGGGGACGATCGAATACGTGAATCCGGCCTACGCGGCCGATACCGGCTACGACCGCCAGGAGGCCATCGGGCTGAACCCGCGGATCGTCAAGTCCGGGAAACACGACCGCGAGTTCTACGAGGAGCTCTGGGAGACGGTCCTCGCGGGCGAGACCTGGGAGGCCGAGATCGTCAACCGCCGCAAGTCCGGCGAGCTGTATCACGTCGACCAGACGATCGCCCCGATCGCCGACGACGACGGGATAACCCACTTCGTCGGCATCGAGTCTGAGACCACCGACCGGCAGTTACGCGAACAGCGGCTGAGCGTCCTCAATCGCGTGTTGCGACACAACCTCCGCAACGCGATGACGGTCGTCCGCGGACACGCCTCGGTGCTCCGGCGCGAACTCGACGACGAAGAGTTGCGATCGCACGCGGGCACCATCGAGGCGTGGGCCGACGACCTGACCGCGCTCGGCGAGAAGGCCGCGACGGCCCGGTCGCTGTTCGAGCGCGAAGGCGACCCCGACACCGTCTGCGACGCGCGCGAGACGCTCTCGACCGTCGCCAGCGAGTTCGCGGAGTGTTACCCCGACGCCGAGATCACGCTCGAAGCCCCCGATTCCGTCCCCGCGAAGGCCGACGACCGACTCGCCGTCGCGGTTCGCGAACTCGTCGACAACGCGCTGGCTCACCACGATCGCACCCCGCCTGCGGTGACGCTCGGGGCCGCATCTGTCGGTGGCGGAGCGACGAACTGGGCCGAGATCACCGTCGCCGACACGGGCCCGGGGATCCCCGAGTCCGAGCGTGCGGCGATCGAGGCCGGTGAGGAGACCCAGGTCACACACGGGAGCGGGATCGGCCTGTGGCTCGCTCGCTGGGTGGTCGCGGGGTTCGGCGGGGAGCTCTCTATCGAGGACAACGACCCTCGCGGGACGGTCGTGCGACTCCGGCTCCCGGCACCGGTCGACGCGACCTAAAGTAGACTTTGAAAGCGTTTGCACGGTCGATCGCACGATGGCGTGCGATCGTCCGAGCGATGTCTTTCAAGTTCTACTATAGAGTTAGTCCAGCACGGTCTCGCTGTCGTAGGACCCGAGCCGGCGGACCCATCCCTCCTCGGCGATGGCTTCGATCTCCGCCAGCGCCGCCTGAGTGCGCTCCTCGTAGAGGCCCGCCTCGACGTCGATGTGGAAGACGTAGTCGCCCAGTCGCTCGCCGCTGGGCCGGGACTCGACGCGCGTGAGGTTGACGTCGCGGTCGGCGAACGGTTCGAGCAGTTCGAGCAACAGTCCCGGGTAGTCGACGTTCGGGTAGACGATGAACGACGTCTTGCCCCCGGCCTCGCTGCGCTCGCTCGCCGGCGCGACGACGAGGAAGCGGGTGGCGTTCGACGACTGGTCCTGAATATCCTCGGCGACTACCCGGAGGTCACTGTCGGTCGCGTCGCCAGACTCCGTCTGGCTGCTCGCGGAACTCGGTTCCGCGGCGTTCTGCGGGTGGCCGATAGCGGCGACGCTCGGGTCTTCGCTGGCGCGCTCGACGCCGGCGGCGGTCGAAGTCATCGACTCCAGCGTCGCGCTCGGGTAGTTCTCGTCGAGGTACTCGCGACACTGCGCGAGCGCCTGCGGGTGGCTCGCCACCACGTCGAACTCCGGCCCCTGCGCGATGAGCGCGTGACGGATCGGCGTGATGAGTTCGCGGACCGCG
This DNA window, taken from Halosimplex litoreum, encodes the following:
- a CDS encoding Hsp20/alpha crystallin family protein codes for the protein MTGSTDPFGDIEELIDVMTGGMEQSGDLAVDVADTGEAFVVVADLPGYEREDIDVQLTDSTTLALSASRETEAVAEADRYVTRERHGQSTTRRVGLPEPVVESEASASYEQGVLTVALPKQTTGDDGGTDIPVN
- a CDS encoding peroxiredoxin yields the protein MALEPGDPAPEVAAPNQDGETVEPDWAGVSVVYFYPKDDTPGCTTEAEQFQTELETYRDAGVTVYGVSVDGVASHAEFAEEYGIEFDLLADPDGEVVDAFDVERTRGVASRTTFVVVDGSVQATYTGVDADGHARNVLADLVETGVVSLDD
- a CDS encoding protein sorting system archaetidylserine decarboxylase — translated: MSVANGSLRYALLAVVAGAVLFPFSRLASGACVVAAVGVVYFHRDPARVVPPKGVVAPADGKVTVVREEEDGLRLGIYMSGWDVHINRAAMDGTVENVEHIPGANKLAFTKDAEENERLRFEFEDYTLEQIAGTFARRTYSYVDPGQEVARGQRIGHISFGSRFDMVFPPEYGPDDLTVDVGHRLYGGETVVAPQRSQVSDDVGTVSETADADEPAPDATTSSA
- the pheA gene encoding prephenate dehydratase, whose amino-acid sequence is MEALTLGPAGTYSHRAAKAVADEVVFTDSKTAIVEAVASGEYERGVVPVENSTEGPVTESLDAFAEFDVAAVRELITPIRHALIAQGPEFDVVASHPQALAQCREYLDENYPSATLESMTSTAAGVERASEDPSVAAIGHPQNAAEPSSASSQTESGDATDSDLRVVAEDIQDQSSNATRFLVVAPASERSEAGGKTSFIVYPNVDYPGLLLELLEPFADRDVNLTRVESRPSGERLGDYVFHIDVEAGLYEERTQAALAEIEAIAEEGWVRRLGSYDSETVLD
- a CDS encoding PAS domain-containing sensor histidine kinase codes for the protein MTSRERRENERDDDPPAASADAPAESPPGHSDEYETIFRTVDDAVFLVELDGADSSDTFRYRRVNPAYESLTELEPSEILHMTPREVFGDSLGDAIAAEYRRCVEADETVEYEETLSLPAGRRRLETKLTPVHTDGEVTRIVGISRDITERRERAREFERNRDLLSKTERLAHVGGWELDCRTDDLRWTDGTRSIFDTEDGYEPTLDDAVEFYHPEDRPRIRRLVRRCREAGTPYDVVLRARTDAGDERWVRSFGEAVPADGEADAGDAAEAPGSSDVVAVRGAVMDVTEQRSRERDRRVFEKAVEQAGHGIVITDPEGTIEYVNPAYAADTGYDRQEAIGLNPRIVKSGKHDREFYEELWETVLAGETWEAEIVNRRKSGELYHVDQTIAPIADDDGITHFVGIESETTDRQLREQRLSVLNRVLRHNLRNAMTVVRGHASVLRRELDDEELRSHAGTIEAWADDLTALGEKAATARSLFEREGDPDTVCDARETLSTVASEFAECYPDAEITLEAPDSVPAKADDRLAVAVRELVDNALAHHDRTPPAVTLGAASVGGGATNWAEITVADTGPGIPESERAAIEAGEETQVTHGSGIGLWLARWVVAGFGGELSIEDNDPRGTVVRLRLPAPVDAT